The following are encoded together in the Pseudoalteromonas ruthenica genome:
- the egtB gene encoding ergothioneine biosynthesis protein EgtB produces MTKTTHALIEQYRQCRENSEALVANLSAEDCQIQAMADVSPMKWHLAHTSWFFETFLLAPKKIISAPFHPDFKVLFNSYYQGIGEQFSRPQRGVLSRPSLRQVMDYRHWVDNHVVAALEHDSDECAEWVNLGIAHEQQHQELMRMDMLYNFSVNPLFPTLDEHLVCPSNEQPRQWLDFANTDAQIGAQTGFSFDNERPRHRVYINEFSIASHLVTNADYLAFIDADGYQRSEFWHSDGFSWLQRQQIKAPLYWRYQNNNWYEFTPQGLIPLAMNAPVRHLSFYEASAFGQFKGARLPSEFEWEWAMEQAQAGHCDIAQIDDCAWQWTLSSYQPYPGFRPFAGDAGEYNGKFMVNQQVLRGGSYFTPKQHTRLTYRNFFYPHQRWMCSGIRLAKDRIYE; encoded by the coding sequence GTGACCAAAACAACCCATGCGTTGATAGAGCAGTACCGCCAGTGTCGGGAGAACAGCGAAGCCTTGGTGGCAAACCTCAGTGCTGAAGATTGTCAAATTCAAGCAATGGCTGATGTGAGCCCAATGAAATGGCACTTGGCGCACACCAGTTGGTTCTTTGAAACATTTTTACTTGCGCCAAAAAAGATTATTTCTGCGCCTTTCCATCCTGATTTCAAGGTGCTGTTCAATTCCTATTATCAAGGTATCGGTGAGCAGTTCTCACGCCCTCAACGGGGCGTATTATCTCGTCCTTCATTGCGCCAAGTGATGGATTATCGCCACTGGGTTGATAACCACGTTGTTGCCGCCCTTGAGCATGATAGCGATGAGTGCGCAGAGTGGGTCAATTTAGGGATTGCGCACGAGCAGCAGCACCAAGAGTTAATGCGTATGGATATGCTTTATAACTTCAGTGTTAATCCGCTGTTCCCGACTTTAGACGAGCACTTAGTGTGTCCCTCGAACGAGCAACCCAGGCAGTGGCTGGATTTTGCTAACACAGATGCGCAAATAGGGGCGCAAACGGGCTTTAGTTTTGACAATGAGCGGCCCCGTCACCGCGTCTATATTAATGAGTTTTCCATTGCATCACATCTTGTCACCAACGCAGACTATCTGGCCTTTATCGACGCAGATGGCTATCAGCGCAGCGAGTTTTGGCACAGTGATGGCTTTAGTTGGTTACAGCGCCAGCAGATAAAAGCGCCGCTGTATTGGCGCTACCAGAATAACAATTGGTATGAATTCACCCCCCAAGGGTTAATCCCGCTTGCGATGAATGCACCAGTGCGTCATCTCAGCTTTTATGAAGCCAGTGCCTTCGGACAATTTAAAGGCGCGCGGTTGCCAAGTGAGTTTGAGTGGGAGTGGGCCATGGAGCAAGCTCAAGCAGGTCATTGTGATATCGCACAAATTGATGACTGCGCTTGGCAGTGGACTTTAAGTAGCTACCAGCCATACCCTGGGTTTCGGCCATTTGCGGGCGATGCCGGGGAATATAACGGAAAGTTTATGGTGAATCAGCAGGTGCTCAGAGGTGGGTCGTATTTCACCCCCAAGCAGCATACGCGATTAACGTATCGCAACTTTTTTTACCCCCATCAACGGTGGATGTGTAGTGGCATTCGCCTCGCCAAGGACAGAATCTATGAGTAA
- the pxpB gene encoding 5-oxoprolinase subunit PxpB, which produces MATARPDPRFYHIDTHTLVLDCSAIDGIEHQHKQRMVNHLANTYINQGCCIDVVSAHQCLTLYCAHGTDVVQLQQQLLTAWHQLDETTLSHAHHDIPVHYGGEYGIDLEAVAEASKMSVKEVIELHSSALYEVDFLGFQPGFAYISGLPKALHLPRLDTPRTEVKKGTVAIAHDKTAIYPAQSPGGWNLIGYTDLCLFDKHNTPPALFAPGDTIRFVEVNHD; this is translated from the coding sequence ATGGCCACAGCGAGACCTGATCCGCGCTTTTATCATATTGATACCCATACCTTGGTACTCGATTGCAGTGCCATAGACGGCATTGAGCATCAACACAAGCAGCGCATGGTCAATCACTTGGCCAACACGTATATAAATCAAGGCTGTTGTATTGATGTGGTCAGCGCCCATCAATGTCTGACTCTGTATTGCGCTCACGGCACTGATGTAGTGCAGTTGCAGCAGCAATTACTAACAGCGTGGCATCAGCTTGACGAAACAACGCTCAGTCACGCACACCACGACATTCCCGTGCACTATGGGGGCGAATACGGTATTGATTTAGAAGCCGTAGCTGAAGCCAGCAAGATGAGTGTCAAGGAAGTCATAGAGCTGCACAGTAGCGCCTTGTACGAGGTCGATTTTCTTGGCTTTCAACCTGGCTTCGCTTATATCAGTGGGCTCCCCAAAGCGCTGCATTTACCGCGCCTAGACACGCCCCGTACTGAGGTGAAAAAAGGCACCGTCGCCATCGCTCACGATAAAACCGCCATTTATCCTGCTCAATCCCCGGGGGGATGGAACCTGATTGGCTACACTGATCTGTGTTTATTCGACAAACATAACACCCCCCCTGCTTTATTTGCACCCGGTGATACTATTCGCTTTGTGGAGGTAAACCATGATTGA
- a CDS encoding PhzF family phenazine biosynthesis protein: protein MQRPKHRLYPAKSKLALRLSKRFGCSALYFAKVFSQLSGRGANPSWVFDGPRLQAHHCRHISMRLAPVMCTFVTNHARSQVIQWWQNGHAVRRCGHGTLAHIACSANGKSMCSKTEPLSGGLAVNAQAMLTFDALEASPCNDNSLSKIVNLPLSFTGNEPFGYDFMQCDSDDLRFLEVDLEHLATRRNALIVINKPSHVQRHWQCRYFAPQFGNPEDLATASALAVIAPWLHRHYGLNSAVIHQGSSRLNYKLSGQYVLIFAKVLALRLH, encoded by the coding sequence ATGCAACGCCCAAAGCATAGGCTCTATCCGGCAAAATCAAAGCTTGCGCTGCGCTTGAGTAAACGCTTTGGCTGCAGCGCGCTTTACTTTGCCAAGGTATTCAGTCAGCTATCGGGCCGAGGGGCCAACCCCAGTTGGGTGTTTGATGGGCCACGATTACAGGCCCATCACTGCCGTCATATTTCAATGCGCTTAGCGCCTGTGATGTGCACCTTTGTGACTAACCACGCTCGTTCACAAGTGATCCAATGGTGGCAAAATGGCCATGCTGTGCGCCGCTGCGGTCACGGCACTCTCGCTCACATTGCGTGCAGCGCCAATGGCAAATCAATGTGCTCCAAAACCGAGCCTCTTAGCGGCGGACTGGCTGTTAACGCTCAAGCGATGTTAACTTTTGACGCCCTTGAAGCAAGCCCTTGCAATGACAACAGCTTATCAAAAATCGTAAACCTGCCTTTGAGCTTCACTGGCAACGAACCTTTTGGCTATGATTTCATGCAATGCGACAGCGACGATCTTCGCTTCCTTGAAGTGGATTTAGAGCACCTTGCTACGCGCCGCAACGCGCTGATCGTCATCAATAAGCCAAGTCACGTTCAACGACATTGGCAATGTCGCTACTTTGCGCCGCAATTCGGTAACCCGGAGGACTTGGCAACCGCATCTGCCCTCGCTGTGATAGCGCCCTGGCTGCACCGTCATTATGGTCTTAATAGCGCAGTCATCCACCAGGGTTCGAGTCGCCTAAACTATAAGTTATCGGGTCAATATGTGCTTATTTTTGCCAAGGTGTTAGCGCTGCGGCTTCACTAA
- a CDS encoding biotin-dependent carboxyltransferase family protein: protein MIEVIKSGPQLSIQDLGRFNYRHLGVSQAGAADSDALRIANRLVGNPDNTPALEVTLGMAQLKFCSSQCFSLSGADMSANLNGARVDPGWSYQAQPGDILTFASSALNLRCYLAFAGGIAATAELGSYSTDIMAGLGANHGRALCAGERIAIHPSNFHPQGFGARLPTRQGPIHFIPEQRDHGLTASIKSAFIEGRWQVAPQSNRMGLRLHWPQHERLSHYLGIASTAVSPGTIQLPGNGEPIVLLNDCQTTGGYPILGHVISADLPRLGQARAGAELQFEAVSLAQAEAINATHQHELNRLEIAMRGRQHAH, encoded by the coding sequence ATGATTGAAGTGATAAAAAGCGGCCCACAGTTAAGTATTCAGGATTTGGGGCGATTCAATTATCGCCATTTGGGTGTATCGCAAGCAGGCGCTGCCGACAGTGATGCCCTGCGTATTGCCAACCGATTAGTGGGGAACCCAGATAATACGCCAGCGCTTGAAGTGACCTTGGGCATGGCGCAGCTAAAATTTTGCAGTAGCCAGTGCTTTTCACTCAGTGGCGCCGACATGAGTGCTAATCTCAATGGTGCTCGAGTTGACCCAGGCTGGAGTTATCAAGCGCAGCCTGGTGACATACTGACTTTCGCCTCCAGCGCACTGAACCTGCGCTGTTACCTTGCCTTTGCCGGAGGCATTGCCGCCACGGCAGAACTGGGTAGCTACAGCACCGATATCATGGCCGGTTTGGGCGCCAATCACGGTCGTGCACTATGTGCGGGTGAGCGAATAGCCATCCACCCTAGCAACTTTCACCCGCAGGGTTTTGGGGCCCGCTTACCGACCCGACAAGGGCCTATTCATTTTATCCCGGAACAACGCGATCATGGTTTAACCGCATCAATCAAGAGCGCTTTTATTGAAGGCCGTTGGCAAGTTGCACCGCAAAGTAACCGCATGGGATTGCGACTGCATTGGCCACAGCATGAGCGCCTGAGCCACTACCTCGGGATCGCCAGCACGGCGGTGAGCCCCGGTACCATCCAATTACCTGGCAATGGCGAGCCCATTGTGTTGCTCAATGATTGTCAGACAACGGGCGGCTACCCTATTCTCGGTCACGTGATCAGTGCAGACTTGCCCCGCTTAGGGCAGGCTCGCGCCGGCGCTGAGTTGCAGTTCGAGGCCGTGAGCCTAGCACAAGCAGAGGCGATCAATGCAACCCACCAGCATGAACTTAACCGCCTTGAGATTGCCATGCGGGGGCGCCAACACGCTCACTAA
- the msrA gene encoding peptide-methionine (S)-S-oxide reductase MsrA, which yields MGADNNDAQMSVAKERVVLGAGCFWGVEKRFEALPGVLDAQSGYADGRGFKPTYKNIIAAKRRYDENNYAEVVRVTFNANAISLERILQFYFEQHDPTQVNRQGNDRGTQYRSTILTYSNEQTELAQRVKAQYQALLSEAGYGKIATLIKPLDKFHMAERYHQDYLRKNPNGYCPDHSTGVVFNAKETEHQDNTPLLEGKHIVVLDSPNYCPYCEKFKQEVLASYQGTIDVHLRYASQLQDLTITSETYATPTILFIENGQEVAAHQGYMPPELFYKALGAFKLGDSEAYRVAFAKGTDSRFCKQYEVFKNTPDGVFVDKLSGAPLFDTRDRFNSGTGWLSFTQPVAGQVTRHQDSSFGMQRIEIRSKSSGIHLGHVFPNEGPGGKARYCINATVLEFLPRDEFNGRS from the coding sequence ATGGGCGCAGACAACAATGACGCACAAATGAGTGTCGCGAAAGAACGCGTCGTGCTCGGAGCAGGGTGCTTCTGGGGGGTTGAAAAACGCTTTGAAGCTCTCCCTGGAGTGCTCGATGCTCAGTCAGGCTATGCCGATGGGCGTGGTTTCAAACCGACATACAAAAATATCATTGCTGCTAAGCGGCGCTATGATGAGAATAACTATGCTGAGGTGGTGAGGGTGACCTTTAATGCCAATGCCATCTCATTAGAGCGTATTTTACAGTTTTATTTTGAGCAACATGACCCCACCCAAGTCAATCGCCAAGGGAATGACCGAGGTACGCAATATCGCTCGACCATACTCACTTACAGCAACGAACAAACTGAACTTGCGCAGCGAGTAAAAGCACAATACCAAGCATTATTGAGCGAGGCGGGTTACGGTAAGATAGCTACGCTCATCAAACCGCTCGATAAATTCCATATGGCTGAGCGCTATCATCAAGACTACTTGCGTAAGAATCCTAATGGATACTGTCCGGATCACTCTACCGGCGTGGTGTTTAACGCCAAGGAGACAGAGCACCAAGACAACACTCCGCTGCTTGAGGGCAAACACATTGTCGTTTTAGACTCACCAAACTATTGCCCTTATTGTGAAAAGTTTAAACAAGAGGTGTTGGCAAGTTATCAGGGCACGATTGACGTACATTTACGTTACGCCTCGCAGCTTCAAGACCTTACAATTACTTCTGAGACTTACGCCACCCCCACTATTTTATTTATAGAAAATGGCCAAGAAGTAGCTGCGCACCAAGGTTATATGCCACCTGAGCTATTCTACAAAGCTCTCGGCGCCTTTAAACTGGGTGATTCAGAAGCGTATCGGGTAGCATTCGCCAAAGGGACGGACAGCCGATTTTGTAAGCAATATGAGGTGTTCAAAAACACGCCGGACGGAGTGTTTGTTGATAAACTATCAGGGGCGCCACTGTTCGATACTCGCGATCGCTTCAATTCCGGCACCGGTTGGTTGTCTTTCACTCAGCCGGTGGCAGGGCAAGTGACTCGTCATCAAGACAGCAGCTTCGGTATGCAGCGCATTGAGATCCGCTCAAAGTCGTCGGGCATTCACCTGGGTCATGTGTTTCCCAATGAGGGGCCTGGTGGCAAGGCGCGCTATTGTATCAATGCGACGGTATTAGAGTTTTTGCCTCGGGATGAATTTAACGGGCGTTCGTAA
- the egtD gene encoding L-histidine N(alpha)-methyltransferase yields the protein MSNHALPFTCRQSFLDDVIDGLSRSQKTLPCKYLYDDFGAQLFEQITALQEYYLTRTELALLAQYAQDIVAHLPTQATVIEPGCGSGQKVAYLLDNMPDVNGFIPLEISTEMLLYTQQRLRQRFAHVNIHPLHCDFTHGPTIKALVQQHGLNGSNNVVFFPGSTLGNFSPIHAIEVLHNLRTLCGHNGRVLIGIDLIKATPRLLAAYDDKEGVTAAFNRNLLTRIARELGAHLCLEHFRHEARFNSEQHRVEMHLVANQDTCISVRDQRFTLRAGESIHTENSHKYTLASFSSLIGNAGLTLVDSWCDSQGDFALCLVKPQR from the coding sequence ATGAGTAACCATGCATTGCCATTCACCTGCCGTCAGAGCTTTTTGGATGACGTTATTGATGGCCTATCGCGAAGTCAAAAAACGCTGCCATGCAAATATCTGTACGACGACTTTGGTGCGCAATTGTTTGAGCAGATCACGGCGCTGCAAGAGTACTATCTTACGCGCACAGAATTGGCCTTGCTGGCACAGTATGCGCAGGACATCGTCGCGCACTTGCCGACACAGGCAACCGTTATCGAACCCGGCTGCGGCTCGGGCCAGAAAGTCGCGTATTTACTGGATAACATGCCTGACGTAAATGGCTTTATACCCCTGGAAATTTCCACAGAAATGTTGCTGTATACTCAGCAGCGTTTACGCCAGCGCTTTGCCCACGTCAACATCCACCCACTGCATTGTGACTTTACCCATGGCCCGACTATCAAGGCGTTAGTGCAACAGCATGGCCTGAATGGCAGCAATAATGTGGTGTTTTTCCCAGGCTCAACCTTAGGCAACTTTTCCCCCATCCATGCAATTGAAGTGCTGCATAATTTACGTACGCTGTGTGGTCACAACGGCCGTGTGCTCATTGGTATTGATTTAATTAAAGCGACACCACGATTATTGGCCGCCTATGATGATAAAGAAGGGGTGACCGCTGCGTTTAATCGTAATCTACTGACGCGTATTGCGCGTGAGCTAGGCGCACATCTGTGCTTAGAGCACTTTCGCCATGAGGCCCGCTTCAACAGTGAACAACACCGCGTTGAAATGCACTTGGTGGCGAATCAAGACACCTGCATCAGTGTGCGAGATCAGCGTTTTACGCTTCGTGCAGGAGAGTCCATTCATACCGAAAATTCGCATAAGTACACGTTAGCGAGCTTTAGTTCCTTGATTGGCAATGCCGGATTGACCCTGGTAGATAGTTGGTGCGATTCGCAAGGGGATTTTGCGCTGTGCTTAGTGAAGCCGCAGCGCTAA
- the asnB gene encoding asparagine synthase B, with amino-acid sequence MCSIFAVLDIKSGAQKLREQAIDMSKLLRHRGPDWSGVYSSDNAILVHERLAIVGVQSGAQPLYNADRSHVLAVNGEIYNHQQLAETLTIDFDFQTQSDCEVILALYEQQGSDFLDDLNGIFAFCLYDERKNKYLIGRDHIGIVPLYTGRDEQGNFYVASELKALSPICNHIEEFPPGHYLDSDIGEYRPYYQRDWQHFDNVKDNPAEAKAVREGLEAAVKRQLMCDVPYGVLLSGGLDSSVISAITQKFASKRIEDNDASDAWWPRLHSFSIGLEGSPDLAAAEQVAKQIGTIHHPIHFTVQQGIDALKEVIYHLETYDVTTVRASTPMYLMARQIKAMGIKMVLSGEGADELFGGYLYFHKAPNAQEFHEELNRKVSKLHMFDCLRANKSMAAWGVEARVPFLDKEFVDTAMRINPEAKMCKDGKIEKHIIRQAFEGYLPDDVLWRQKEQFSDGVGYSWIDSLKDYVDTQVSDIDMANAHYRFPLNTPQTKEAYFYRSIFSQHFPGEAPTRCVPHGKSVACSTPEALAWDASFADNADPSGRAANTHQAAYATPKA; translated from the coding sequence ATGTGTTCAATCTTTGCCGTGCTGGATATAAAATCTGGCGCACAAAAGCTGCGCGAGCAAGCCATAGATATGTCCAAGCTATTACGTCATCGGGGCCCCGATTGGTCTGGTGTTTACAGTAGCGATAATGCCATTTTGGTGCATGAACGACTGGCTATCGTCGGTGTTCAAAGCGGTGCCCAACCTTTGTATAACGCCGATCGAAGTCATGTTTTGGCTGTCAACGGCGAAATTTATAACCACCAGCAGCTCGCTGAGACGCTAACAATCGATTTTGACTTTCAAACGCAAAGCGATTGCGAGGTGATCTTAGCTTTATACGAACAACAAGGCAGTGATTTTTTAGATGACTTAAACGGTATCTTTGCCTTTTGCTTGTATGATGAGCGCAAAAATAAATACCTGATTGGCCGCGATCATATCGGTATCGTGCCCCTTTACACAGGTCGCGACGAGCAAGGCAATTTTTATGTTGCCAGTGAGCTTAAAGCACTGTCCCCTATTTGCAATCATATTGAAGAATTCCCTCCGGGCCACTACCTTGACAGTGATATCGGAGAGTATCGCCCTTACTATCAACGCGATTGGCAGCACTTTGACAACGTCAAGGATAACCCTGCAGAAGCCAAAGCCGTGCGTGAAGGTTTAGAAGCAGCGGTAAAGCGCCAGTTAATGTGTGATGTTCCCTATGGCGTATTGCTATCTGGCGGGCTCGATTCGTCGGTGATCTCGGCAATCACACAAAAATTTGCCAGTAAACGCATAGAAGACAATGACGCCAGTGATGCATGGTGGCCTCGCCTACATTCATTCTCCATTGGTCTGGAAGGGTCGCCCGACTTAGCTGCCGCAGAGCAAGTCGCCAAACAAATAGGCACTATTCATCACCCCATTCACTTTACCGTGCAACAAGGCATTGATGCCTTAAAAGAAGTGATCTATCACTTAGAAACCTATGATGTCACCACAGTACGCGCGTCCACGCCCATGTATCTAATGGCCCGGCAAATTAAAGCCATGGGCATAAAAATGGTGCTTTCCGGAGAAGGCGCCGATGAGCTATTTGGTGGCTATTTGTATTTTCATAAAGCCCCCAACGCGCAAGAGTTCCATGAAGAGCTTAATCGTAAAGTCTCTAAATTGCATATGTTCGACTGCCTGCGAGCGAATAAATCAATGGCAGCATGGGGGGTGGAAGCCAGAGTGCCGTTTTTGGACAAAGAATTTGTCGATACTGCCATGCGCATTAACCCTGAGGCGAAAATGTGTAAAGACGGGAAAATAGAAAAACACATTATTCGCCAAGCCTTTGAAGGCTACTTACCGGACGATGTGCTGTGGCGACAAAAAGAGCAGTTCTCCGACGGCGTTGGCTATAGCTGGATAGACTCACTGAAGGACTATGTCGATACCCAGGTCAGTGATATTGATATGGCCAATGCCCACTATCGTTTCCCACTAAACACGCCACAAACCAAAGAGGCGTACTTCTATCGCAGTATTTTCAGTCAACACTTCCCAGGAGAAGCACCAACCCGGTGTGTGCCTCATGGCAAATCCGTGGCCTGTTCAACCCCTGAGGCTTTAGCCTGGGATGCATCTTTTGCCGATAACGCTGACCCGTCAGGTCGAGCAGCCAACACTCACCAAGCGGCCTATGCAACGCCCAAAGCATAG
- a CDS encoding MFS transporter, with translation MKNKLTKEAIYERLANVEDARACKAIDENACKVVPGNYLTLLLAQILSKFADALLNPKVTLPWLMQSLQVPSALIAWLVPIRESGSLLPQLAIADFIRTLAVRKWVWVLGAIVQSLCIFAMVAVGLTLQGTTAGLAIIALLVVFSLARGFNSVAAKDVLGKVIPKQQRGSLSGFAASAAGLATITFGLGLWFYQQQGDKSAVLIALTCGALVWLMAALTYGRIREYSGATEGGRNGLRHALGKLTLLKTDKQFAHFVLTRALLLCSALSAPFYIVLASEQQFDFSLLALFMGISGVASLISAPIWGRLSDLSSKHVLVLGATLVSINGFAVYLVATYYPGLLSHIAFLPAMYLVLTIAHQGVRLGRKTYVVDMAEGNKRTDYVAVSNTVIGVCLLAFGSLGLLSHWLNNAELIFIYSILGIAGAISALMLPRV, from the coding sequence ATGAAAAACAAACTGACCAAAGAAGCCATATATGAACGCCTCGCCAACGTCGAAGATGCACGCGCTTGTAAAGCCATCGACGAAAATGCCTGCAAAGTGGTGCCCGGCAATTACTTAACCTTGCTACTGGCACAAATTCTCAGCAAGTTTGCTGATGCGCTACTCAACCCTAAAGTCACCCTGCCTTGGTTGATGCAAAGTTTGCAGGTTCCCAGTGCACTGATCGCGTGGCTGGTGCCTATTCGCGAGTCTGGCTCATTATTACCGCAGTTAGCAATTGCCGACTTTATTCGTACTTTAGCGGTGCGCAAGTGGGTGTGGGTGCTAGGTGCCATAGTGCAAAGTCTTTGTATATTTGCCATGGTCGCAGTGGGGTTAACCTTGCAAGGCACCACAGCGGGGCTTGCTATCATCGCTTTGCTGGTGGTGTTTTCCTTAGCGCGCGGGTTTAATTCCGTCGCTGCGAAAGATGTACTGGGCAAGGTCATCCCCAAGCAGCAACGGGGCAGTTTATCCGGCTTTGCGGCAAGTGCAGCTGGGCTTGCGACCATTACCTTTGGCCTTGGTTTATGGTTTTATCAACAACAAGGGGATAAATCAGCGGTACTCATTGCCTTAACCTGTGGTGCCCTTGTATGGCTAATGGCCGCCCTCACCTATGGTCGTATTCGTGAATACAGCGGCGCTACAGAAGGAGGTCGAAATGGCCTTCGCCATGCGCTGGGCAAGCTCACTTTACTTAAGACTGACAAACAATTTGCGCACTTTGTGCTAACCCGAGCATTGCTATTGTGTTCGGCGTTAAGCGCCCCTTTTTATATTGTGTTGGCCAGTGAGCAACAGTTCGACTTTTCATTACTCGCTTTATTTATGGGAATTTCCGGCGTCGCCAGCTTAATCTCAGCACCGATTTGGGGGCGTCTCAGTGATTTATCCAGTAAGCATGTGCTCGTCTTAGGTGCCACCTTAGTTAGCATCAATGGTTTTGCCGTTTATCTGGTCGCGACCTATTACCCTGGTTTGTTGAGTCATATTGCCTTTTTGCCAGCAATGTATCTGGTATTAACTATTGCCCACCAAGGCGTGCGTTTAGGACGCAAAACCTACGTGGTTGATATGGCAGAGGGCAATAAACGTACAGATTATGTGGCGGTAAGCAACACGGTTATAGGGGTCTGTTTATTGGCGTTTGGCAGTTTGGGCTTGTTAAGCCACTGGCTCAACAATGCTGAACTCATTTTTATTTACAGCATTCTCGGCATTGCAGGGGCTATTAGCGCTTTGATGTTGCCACGGGTTTAA